The Fibrobacter sp. UWB2 genomic interval AAGGAAGAAGACCGTTTGCGCCATGTGCTCGCCACGAACGCCAATACGGGTCCGGTGTTCCTCACTTACCGCGACAACGGCCAATTCGATATCTTCGGTGCTGTGACCAAGCGCAAGCCTGTTTACGACTTCGTGAGCAAGGGCGACGGCTTTGGCCATACCGTTTGGATTATCGACGACGATGCCGAAATCGAAGCTATCCGCAAGTCCTTTGAATCTGTTCCGGTAAGCTACATCGCTGACGGTCACCACCGCAGTGCTGCTGGCGCTCGCGCTGCCAGCTACCGTGCTGAACAGAATCCGAAGAACACGGGCGACGAAGAATACAACCGTTACCTCGCTATCCTCTTCCCGAGCACCCAGCTCAAGATTTTGGACTACAACCGCGTGCTTAAGGACTTGAACGGCCGTACGCCGGAACAGCTCATGGAAGAAATGAAGCTTGTGTTCGACATCGAAGAATTGCCGAGCATGCAGAGCCCGAGCAAGCAGAATCAGGTGAACTTCTACATGGGCGGCAAGTGGTACGCTTGCACGTTCAAGGACAAGTTCCTCAAGAATCTTGGCCCGGTCGACAGCCTTGACGTGGCTCTCCTCCAGAAGCTCATCTTGAAGCCGCTCTTCGACATCGACGATCCGCGTACTTCCAAGCGCATCGACTTTGTCGGTGGCATCCGCGGCCTCGGCGAACTTGTGAAGCGCGTCGATAGCGGTGAATGCGCCTGCGCATTTGCTATGTATCCGACCACGCTCGATCAGCTCATGAGCATTGCCGACGCTGGCGAAATCATGCCGCCGAAGAGCACTTGGTTCGAACCGAAGCTCCGTGACGGTCTCTTGGTCCACACGCTCGACTAATTGCTAGTAAGCCGCGCCGAGATGCGCGGACTTTCTAAAGTGAAATTGGGAAATCCTCGAATCAATCGGGGATTTCCTTTTTTGATTGAATGACTCTTTTTATATTTGCGGCATGGCATCACAGACGATTAAAATTCAGTATCTTGACGAATCGATTCCTAAGCTTACCTATGTTGGCGGCAAGTCCGACTGGATTGACCTTGCGGCGGCAGAAACTGTGACGCTCAAGGCGGGCGAGTTTCGCCTGATTCACTTGGGAGTTGCGATGAAGTTGCCCGAAGGCTACGAGGCGCATATCGCTCCGCGCAGTTCTACGTTCAAGAACTTCGGCATCTTGCAGGCGAATTCTGTGGGCGTTGTTGATTCTAGCTACTGCGGCGCAAATGACTGGTGGAAAATGCCCGTGTACGCGACACGCGATGTCATCATTGAAAAAGGGAGCCGCATAGCGCAGTTCCGCATTATGGAAATACAGCCAACGCTCACGTTCGTGGAAGGCGCGCTTGATGGCGCCGACCGCGGTGGCTTTGGCTCTACTGGAATTTAGTTTTTAGAATGTGTGCTTCCACTGGAAGCCTAGGGCGTAGAAGTACCATTCTCGACCTGTCTTGGTCATGAAGGGTTCGTGCGCATCGTCTTTGTATTTTTCAAGGAAACTGCGACGGCCCCTAAAGTCGGCTAGCACATACAAAATGTCCTTTTGGCTGAGCTTGATTTCGGCCATAGGCCAAATATCGATGGTCATAAAGTCGCCTTCGTAATTGCGCGAGAAGTTGCCGTAATCGCTTGCTTGGTAATTGCCCCAAAGTGTTGTACCGACACCAACCGTTGAGACCTTGAGCGGCATCTGGTAGCCCAGGAAATATTCCTGTTCGTACACCCATCCGCTAGCCTGGCCGTAGGTGTTTCTCCATGTCCAGACGGATGATTTTGTACCCGTCATTTTTTGGTAACCGACTTTGTATGAGGCTGTTGCGACGACGTGGTGCCAATCGCCTTCCCAAACAGCAGCCAAGTCGAACATAAAGCAACCGCTTGCCCAGGTATAAAAATACCAGTGGGCAAATGGGGTCAAGTTCTCGTATTTGGGCTTGGATTCGTCAAGCTTGGCGAGACCTTGTATGTCATCGGTGAGCCCCCAGCCTGTGCCTATGATTCCGCCGATAGCGAATTCGAGGAATGCAATCGGTGAAAATGTTACAGACGCTAAAGGTGCAACGGTGACAGGGGAGAGTTCTACCCCGAGGTTAAATGTTAAATGGTTGTCTGCAGTAAGTTCATCGGAACCCTTTAAAAAAGGCATGGTATAGGTGGCGTTAAATTCTGTGACGAGTTCGACGCCATCGTAAATACCGCTGAGCCCTGCAAAGTGCGAAGAACCCGTTTTGGGGGTTGTCTCTGGATAATATCCTAGCGATGTCAACAATGAATAATTTAATGGCGATTTCTCTTTTGACGATGTTTCTTCGGCAAAAAGTGCAGTACTGCAAACGGTCATTAATAAGATTGAAATAAACTTATTCATACAAAACATCCTTTAATCCAAATAGCCCCCCCCTTGCGGGGGTAATAATAAATTAGTTAAAACGAAACTTTACCCTTGAAAGTCAAGCTGCTGAAGTCTCGGTATAGACCGTACGTGCCATCTCTGCCTTGGGTTCCTTTAATATAAATGTCGCCAATCATACTGAGCGTAATGGCGTCATTGAGCTGGTAATCCACTTCAACTTCGCCTGCTGCAGAGCAAGCGCAAAATTCAAGTGCACCAGAGCCAGAAACGGTAAGCGTTTCGTTCAAGAACGACTTTTCGACGCTGAGCGTTACCTGATGTTCGTATCGCTTGCGGTCCAAGTAGTTCTTGTAGTTGAAAACGTAGTCCGAAATATACTGTGCCGTAATGGTCAAGCTACCAATAATCGGGAAGGAGTAAGTCCAGTCGACACCGACAAGGCTTAAGAGCTGGTCCCTGCGCCTGCTTGTGTAGCTATGTTCTTCATTGAGGCTTTTTTCAATCTGGTAATCGGCAGATGTCTGGATATGGCGCTTAGGGAAGTAAGCTGTTTCCAAACGGAATACGAAGTCTCCAACGGGGATTGCCGCATCGGCACCGACCATAGCCATACGTCTGTATTTCCCTGAAACGGTGAATCCTTCAAGGTTTGGATCGTCATTGGCATCTTCGTACATCAGAGGGCTGTATTTGAAGAATGGCGTGTCGTCCCAACCGTAGAATCCGTACAGCGACAAGTCCATCACAGAAGTGTAGAGGCTTGCGCGGAGCGCGTATTCGCTGTTGGAAAGACGCTTCTTGGGTAGATCAAAATTGTCGTAGTAATACGGACTGTAAACATCAAGTCCATCTACGTTACTCGGGAATACGCGCGAGCGGAGAGGGTTCTTCGATGCTATCGGGAGAATACTCGGTGTAAAGAACGGAATGTAATACGCATCGACTTGTGCTTTGTCTGTCAAAACAGACAGGCGGACTGCATCGACTCCGAGCTTGGATTCGTTGTAGTCATTTGCGACGACGCTTGATTCATCAAAGGGACTCACGACATCTGTAATCTGGATGTCGTCGGCTTTACCCCACGAGACAATCTGGCGACCGATACGGAGCGCAAATATTCCGGTTTTCCAGTCGATGTAGGCTTCTCTCAGCTTCAAGGCGAAGGAACCGTCATCGGCGACGAATCCGGACATTCCGTTTGATGCTTGGGTACTGATGGCGTCGTGGACAAATTGACCGTTCACGTAAACCATCCCCTCGTCAAAGAACGTTTTTATGGTACCGTCGAAAATCGTCTGGCCAAGCACAAAATCGTGTTTTAAGTCGTTAGAGTTGGCAAGGGTTACGCCAGCTTTGGTCGTAAGGCTTCCGTTAAAAGTGGTTTCTTGCGCATAAAGCGAAGGTGCGGAAAAGTGGGTGATTGCCGCTAATGCAATAGCGGGGGTTATCGCCGTTAAAAAAGAATGCTTATTCATACTTCCTCCTTTTCTTTGCCAAAGGGCTTTGCTACATGTAAAAGAGCGGGGGTGATCGTGTAGTCGGCAACCAAAGCACTTGAAAGACCGACGATAATGAGAACTCCGAGAACCGCCAAGAAGTGCATGGGGCTGAACAGGTAAACGCTGAACATGGAGCACAGAATAACGGTTGTCAGGAACATGGTGGCTCCAATTTCGCGGAAGGTCGTTTCCATGGCCTTTTCGCTAGAACCCATTTGTTCATATTTCATTTTCAGGTGTGTTGTCAAATGGATTGTATCGTCAACTGCAATACCTAAAATCATGGGCATCACGGTGATGGTGCTGAAGTCAAGGGCATAATTGAAATACCCCATGACGCCACCCACGAGAATGACCGGAGCCACGTTCGGAATCATGCCGATAAGACCGAGCTTAAGGCTAGAGAAGGCGAAAACGAGCATAATGGCGATGATGACAAGTGAGAATCCGAAGGATTTCAGGCCGCCAAAGATAATGCGGTTGCTCATTTCGGAATAGCGGATCATGTCGCCAAGCAAGGTGCATTTGGCGCCAGGGAAAAGCTCGGTGAGTTTTGCCTTCAACGCTTCCATATTGGCAAGAGCTTCTTCTGTGGCGAACTGCGTCATGTCTACGCTGACAACGGTTGTCTTGAAATCGTCATCCATGACATCGCTGAAGTCGTTGTGCATTTCGATAGAAGAAAGTTCCATCAGCTGTGCAAGTACGTATTCATCTTCAGGGACGGTGTACATTGAATCCTTGCCCTCGTTGAGGGCGCGGTTCATTTCTTTCAGGATGCTTGTCGCCGAGGAAACACGTGCCTTTCCGCCCGACCATTTGGTGAGCGAGAGTGTGCCGAGATAATCTTCGAGCTGCACGAGCGCTTTCATGTTTTCGGGCTTCTTGAAAGCGCCTTCTTCATCGTAAGAAATCATCACCGTGTAACTGTACTGGTTGCCGAGTTTTTGTGCCAACATTTTTTTGACTTCTTGAATGTATGGCATCTTGTCGCCTGTGATGGTCAGGTAATCGAGCTGTGCCGTGATTTTGAACATCCCCGGAATGAATGCGGCGATAACCAATGCGCTAATGACAATGAATGATTTCTTTCTGTCGTGGACAAACTTAGACCATCTCGAAAAAGAGAGATCCAGTTTTGTAGCTCCGTTCACTTGAGTAGCTCTGGGCGCGCGGTCCTTGCCGAACGAGAGCAGAATCGGGATGAGCACGGTAACGTAGATGTAAATTGCGAGCACGATAAAAGCGGATGTTTTACCCATCCATTCGAGAGGCTTCATGTTCACAAACAGGAAGCTGATAAACGAAGCCATGGTTGTAAGAACTGTGAACAGTACCGGCCATCCGCATTCCTCGACGCACTTGATGGCAGATTCCTTGCGCTTGCCCGTGCGTCTAAAATGCAATTTGAACATCTTGATGTAGTGTACGGAATAGCCGACTGCAAGAGCCATGCCAAGGACAACCGGTAAAGTCACAAGAGCGGAGTCCGCTTTTTCTCCAAAAAAC includes:
- a CDS encoding RND family transporter — its product is MKVEKFNEFFGKVGQAQIRNRWKILAALLIVTVVCCLGLSNFSLALGEEGWFGNSDEITINTKKYEETFGNLNGIGVLVVKQGEGDVFSEDMLKVIEKIGNRMRDEIPFADRLTSIVEVDIPVGNDEGFSIVKPYENGIPSDSAGLAKARDLVMRGSEKTNALINSLVSDDGKETWISLSLHPFKGKELEEKYGGDNTEVSTDIGYKLMNIIESEEFQNKGFKLYGGGMPYDSANEDRYEVPEYGVRVLCSIVVMLLFLAICLRNVFGVIVPAVATISAIATVFGAMSFFGEKADSALVTLPVVLGMALAVGYSVHYIKMFKLHFRRTGKRKESAIKCVEECGWPVLFTVLTTMASFISFLFVNMKPLEWMGKTSAFIVLAIYIYVTVLIPILLSFGKDRAPRATQVNGATKLDLSFSRWSKFVHDRKKSFIVISALVIAAFIPGMFKITAQLDYLTITGDKMPYIQEVKKMLAQKLGNQYSYTVMISYDEEGAFKKPENMKALVQLEDYLGTLSLTKWSGGKARVSSATSILKEMNRALNEGKDSMYTVPEDEYVLAQLMELSSIEMHNDFSDVMDDDFKTTVVSVDMTQFATEEALANMEALKAKLTELFPGAKCTLLGDMIRYSEMSNRIIFGGLKSFGFSLVIIAIMLVFAFSSLKLGLIGMIPNVAPVILVGGVMGYFNYALDFSTITVMPMILGIAVDDTIHLTTHLKMKYEQMGSSEKAMETTFREIGATMFLTTVILCSMFSVYLFSPMHFLAVLGVLIIVGLSSALVADYTITPALLHVAKPFGKEKEEV
- a CDS encoding DUF1015 domain-containing protein is translated as MMHIYPFKALRPVNPAEAETISALPYDVMNRAEAKAMAEGLPHSYLRVTRAELELPDSVDAYDPKVYAHARENLDKMIEDGVIAFDPKPCLYVYRQTMNGREQYGLVCCVPAADYFNGTIKKHELTRADKEEDRLRHVLATNANTGPVFLTYRDNGQFDIFGAVTKRKPVYDFVSKGDGFGHTVWIIDDDAEIEAIRKSFESVPVSYIADGHHRSAAGARAASYRAEQNPKNTGDEEYNRYLAILFPSTQLKILDYNRVLKDLNGRTPEQLMEEMKLVFDIEELPSMQSPSKQNQVNFYMGGKWYACTFKDKFLKNLGPVDSLDVALLQKLILKPLFDIDDPRTSKRIDFVGGIRGLGELVKRVDSGECACAFAMYPTTLDQLMSIADAGEIMPPKSTWFEPKLRDGLLVHTLD
- a CDS encoding dUTP diphosphatase, with translation MASQTIKIQYLDESIPKLTYVGGKSDWIDLAAAETVTLKAGEFRLIHLGVAMKLPEGYEAHIAPRSSTFKNFGILQANSVGVVDSSYCGANDWWKMPVYATRDVIIEKGSRIAQFRIMEIQPTLTFVEGALDGADRGGFGSTGI
- a CDS encoding DUF1302 family protein, with product MNKHSFLTAITPAIALAAITHFSAPSLYAQETTFNGSLTTKAGVTLANSNDLKHDFVLGQTIFDGTIKTFFDEGMVYVNGQFVHDAISTQASNGMSGFVADDGSFALKLREAYIDWKTGIFALRIGRQIVSWGKADDIQITDVVSPFDESSVVANDYNESKLGVDAVRLSVLTDKAQVDAYYIPFFTPSILPIASKNPLRSRVFPSNVDGLDVYSPYYYDNFDLPKKRLSNSEYALRASLYTSVMDLSLYGFYGWDDTPFFKYSPLMYEDANDDPNLEGFTVSGKYRRMAMVGADAAIPVGDFVFRLETAYFPKRHIQTSADYQIEKSLNEEHSYTSRRRDQLLSLVGVDWTYSFPIIGSLTITAQYISDYVFNYKNYLDRKRYEHQVTLSVEKSFLNETLTVSGSGALEFCACSAAGEVEVDYQLNDAITLSMIGDIYIKGTQGRDGTYGLYRDFSSLTFKGKVSF